The Falco peregrinus isolate bFalPer1 chromosome 9, bFalPer1.pri, whole genome shotgun sequence genome includes a window with the following:
- the LSP1 gene encoding lymphocyte-specific protein 1 isoform X3, producing MSDSEGCQKGAEGVNQVGDESPGESERLTAQWSVEDEEEAARERRRREREKQLRSQAEEGLNGTVSCSESASPAQENHYDFKPSGTSELEEDEGFSDWSQKLEQRKQRSPRQSYEEEDGGVRETEVKLEQIQLGRESLEEIQEENVVIREEERLCQEEEPVQEREEEERAEQEEKKRRRNDEEEEASEKRQKAPSPPGGEEEELGSDHATVCSMKITDRTESLNRSIKKSNSIKKTQPPLPVSKIDDRLEQYTQAIETSTKAPKPVRQPSLDLPTTSMMVASTKSLWETGEVTAQSAAKPLPCKDIVAGDIMSKRSLWEQKGDPKPETSIKSTHSGKRYKFVATGHGQYKKVLIDDAAEQ from the exons ATGTCAGACTCGGAGGGGTGCCAGAAGGGTGCGGAAGGTGTGAACCAAGTGGGAGATGAATCTCCTGGGGAGAGCGAGAG GCTGACAGCACAGTGGAGCGTGGAAGATGAGGAGGAGGCGGCGAGAGAGCGGCGACGGCGGGAGCGGGAGAAGCAGTTGAGgtcccaggcagaggagggcttGAATGGCACCGTCTCCTGCTCGGAGAGTGCGAGTCCGGCGCAGGAAAACCA cTATGACTTTAAGCCATCTGGGACttcagagctggaggaggatgaGGGGTTCAGTGACTGGTCCCAGAAGCTCGAGCAGCGCAAACAGAG GTCTCCACGACAGTCATATGAAGAAGAGGACGGTGGTGTGAGGGAAACTGAAGTCAAACTGGAGCAGATCCAGCTGGGTCGGGAAAGCCTGGAGGAGATCCAGGAGGAGAATGTAGTTATCAGGGAGGAAGAGAGGCTGTGCCAGGAGGAAGAACCGGTCCAAGAGcgtgaggaagaggagagagctGAGCAAGAG gaaaagaagagaaggagaaatgacGAGGAAGAAGAAGCATCAGAAAAGCGCCAGAAGGCCCCAAGCCCCCCCGGCggggaagaggaggagctgggctcGGACCACGCCACGGTGTGCTCCATGAAG ATCACAGACAGGACCGAGTCACTGAACCGCTCCAtaaagaaaag TAACAGCATAAAGAAGActcagcctcccctccccgTGTCGAAGATTGACGACAGGCTGGAGCAGTACACACAGGCTATTGAG ACATCCACAAAGGCTCCAAAACCTGTCCGACAGCCCTCTCTCGACCTTCCCACCACCAGCATGATGGTAGCCAGCACAAAAAGCCTCTGGGAGACCGGAGAGGTCACAGCTCAGTCTGCTGCGAAGCCCCTGCCCTGTAAG GATATCGTGGCTGGAGACATCATGAGTAAAAGAAGCCTTTGGGAACAGAAGGGCGATCCCAAGCCTGAGACCAGTATCAAG TCCACTCATTCTGGCAAAAGGTATAAATTTGTTGCAACAGGCCACGGCCAGTACAAGAAGGTGTTGATAGATGATGCTGCAGAGCAATAG
- the LSP1 gene encoding lymphocyte-specific protein 1 isoform X2 has product MTSAVLRRNSSKQGLQNLIRLTAQWSVEDEEEAARERRRREREKQLRSQAEEGLNGTVSCSESASPAQENHYDFKPSGTSELEEDEGFSDWSQKLEQRKQRSPRQSYEEEDGGVRETEVKLEQIQLGRESLEEIQEENVVIREEERLCQEEEPVQEREEEERAEQEEKKRRRNDEEEEASEKRQKAPSPPGGEEEELGSDHATVCSMKVRVPAPLWRQGSHSTSPVTRKDDPGLAITDRTESLNRSIKKSNSIKKTQPPLPVSKIDDRLEQYTQAIETSTKAPKPVRQPSLDLPTTSMMVASTKSLWETGEVTAQSAAKPLPCKDIVAGDIMSKRSLWEQKGDPKPETSIKSTHSGKRYKFVATGHGQYKKVLIDDAAEQ; this is encoded by the exons ATGACCAGCGCGGTTTTGAGGAGGAACTCCAGCAAGCAGGGCCTGCAGAACCTCATCAG GCTGACAGCACAGTGGAGCGTGGAAGATGAGGAGGAGGCGGCGAGAGAGCGGCGACGGCGGGAGCGGGAGAAGCAGTTGAGgtcccaggcagaggagggcttGAATGGCACCGTCTCCTGCTCGGAGAGTGCGAGTCCGGCGCAGGAAAACCA cTATGACTTTAAGCCATCTGGGACttcagagctggaggaggatgaGGGGTTCAGTGACTGGTCCCAGAAGCTCGAGCAGCGCAAACAGAG GTCTCCACGACAGTCATATGAAGAAGAGGACGGTGGTGTGAGGGAAACTGAAGTCAAACTGGAGCAGATCCAGCTGGGTCGGGAAAGCCTGGAGGAGATCCAGGAGGAGAATGTAGTTATCAGGGAGGAAGAGAGGCTGTGCCAGGAGGAAGAACCGGTCCAAGAGcgtgaggaagaggagagagctGAGCAAGAG gaaaagaagagaaggagaaatgacGAGGAAGAAGAAGCATCAGAAAAGCGCCAGAAGGCCCCAAGCCCCCCCGGCggggaagaggaggagctgggctcGGACCACGCCACGGTGTGCTCCATGAAGGTTCGTGTGCCTGCGCCCCTCTGGAGGCAGGGCAGCCACAGCACCTCACCCGTGACGAGGAAAGATGATCCAGGGCTTGCG ATCACAGACAGGACCGAGTCACTGAACCGCTCCAtaaagaaaag TAACAGCATAAAGAAGActcagcctcccctccccgTGTCGAAGATTGACGACAGGCTGGAGCAGTACACACAGGCTATTGAG ACATCCACAAAGGCTCCAAAACCTGTCCGACAGCCCTCTCTCGACCTTCCCACCACCAGCATGATGGTAGCCAGCACAAAAAGCCTCTGGGAGACCGGAGAGGTCACAGCTCAGTCTGCTGCGAAGCCCCTGCCCTGTAAG GATATCGTGGCTGGAGACATCATGAGTAAAAGAAGCCTTTGGGAACAGAAGGGCGATCCCAAGCCTGAGACCAGTATCAAG TCCACTCATTCTGGCAAAAGGTATAAATTTGTTGCAACAGGCCACGGCCAGTACAAGAAGGTGTTGATAGATGATGCTGCAGAGCAATAG
- the TNNI2 gene encoding troponin I, fast skeletal muscle, whose product MLQLAATEIEKEAAAKEVEKQNYLAEHCPPLSLPGSMQELQELCKKLHAKIESVDEERYDTEVKLQKTNKELEDLSQKLFDLRGKFKRPPLRRVRMSADAMLRALLGSKHKVCMDLRANLKQVKKEDTEKEKDLRDVGDWRKNIEEKSGMEGRKKMFEAGES is encoded by the exons ATGCTCCAGCTCGCTGCCACGGAAATagaaaaagaagctgctgctaaagaagtagaaaagcaaaactacCTGGCAGAGCATTGCCCTCCTCTGTCACTCCCAGGATCCATGCAGGAACTTCAG gaGCTGTGCAAAAAGCTTCATGCCAAGATAGAGTCAGTGGATGAGGAGAGGTATGACACAGAGGTGAAGCTACAGAAGACTAACAAGGAG CTGGAAGACTTGAGCCAGAAGCTCTTTGACCTGCGGGGCAAGTTCAAGAGGCCACCCCTGCGCAGGGTGCGCATGTCTGCTGACGCGATGCTGCGGGCCCTGCTGGGCTCCAAGCACAAGGTCTGCATGGACCTCCGAGCCAACCTGAAGCAAGTCAAGAAGGAGGACACTGAGAAG GAGAAGGATCTCCGTGATGTCGGTGACTGGAGGAAGAACATCGAGGAGAAGTCTGGCATGGAGGGCAGGAAGAAGATGTTCGAGGCTGGCGAGTCCTAA
- the LSP1 gene encoding lymphocyte-specific protein 1 isoform X1, translating to MSDSEGCQKGAEGVNQVGDESPGESERLTAQWSVEDEEEAARERRRREREKQLRSQAEEGLNGTVSCSESASPAQENHYDFKPSGTSELEEDEGFSDWSQKLEQRKQRSPRQSYEEEDGGVRETEVKLEQIQLGRESLEEIQEENVVIREEERLCQEEEPVQEREEEERAEQEEKKRRRNDEEEEASEKRQKAPSPPGGEEEELGSDHATVCSMKVRVPAPLWRQGSHSTSPVTRKDDPGLAITDRTESLNRSIKKSNSIKKTQPPLPVSKIDDRLEQYTQAIETSTKAPKPVRQPSLDLPTTSMMVASTKSLWETGEVTAQSAAKPLPCKDIVAGDIMSKRSLWEQKGDPKPETSIKSTHSGKRYKFVATGHGQYKKVLIDDAAEQ from the exons ATGTCAGACTCGGAGGGGTGCCAGAAGGGTGCGGAAGGTGTGAACCAAGTGGGAGATGAATCTCCTGGGGAGAGCGAGAG GCTGACAGCACAGTGGAGCGTGGAAGATGAGGAGGAGGCGGCGAGAGAGCGGCGACGGCGGGAGCGGGAGAAGCAGTTGAGgtcccaggcagaggagggcttGAATGGCACCGTCTCCTGCTCGGAGAGTGCGAGTCCGGCGCAGGAAAACCA cTATGACTTTAAGCCATCTGGGACttcagagctggaggaggatgaGGGGTTCAGTGACTGGTCCCAGAAGCTCGAGCAGCGCAAACAGAG GTCTCCACGACAGTCATATGAAGAAGAGGACGGTGGTGTGAGGGAAACTGAAGTCAAACTGGAGCAGATCCAGCTGGGTCGGGAAAGCCTGGAGGAGATCCAGGAGGAGAATGTAGTTATCAGGGAGGAAGAGAGGCTGTGCCAGGAGGAAGAACCGGTCCAAGAGcgtgaggaagaggagagagctGAGCAAGAG gaaaagaagagaaggagaaatgacGAGGAAGAAGAAGCATCAGAAAAGCGCCAGAAGGCCCCAAGCCCCCCCGGCggggaagaggaggagctgggctcGGACCACGCCACGGTGTGCTCCATGAAGGTTCGTGTGCCTGCGCCCCTCTGGAGGCAGGGCAGCCACAGCACCTCACCCGTGACGAGGAAAGATGATCCAGGGCTTGCG ATCACAGACAGGACCGAGTCACTGAACCGCTCCAtaaagaaaag TAACAGCATAAAGAAGActcagcctcccctccccgTGTCGAAGATTGACGACAGGCTGGAGCAGTACACACAGGCTATTGAG ACATCCACAAAGGCTCCAAAACCTGTCCGACAGCCCTCTCTCGACCTTCCCACCACCAGCATGATGGTAGCCAGCACAAAAAGCCTCTGGGAGACCGGAGAGGTCACAGCTCAGTCTGCTGCGAAGCCCCTGCCCTGTAAG GATATCGTGGCTGGAGACATCATGAGTAAAAGAAGCCTTTGGGAACAGAAGGGCGATCCCAAGCCTGAGACCAGTATCAAG TCCACTCATTCTGGCAAAAGGTATAAATTTGTTGCAACAGGCCACGGCCAGTACAAGAAGGTGTTGATAGATGATGCTGCAGAGCAATAG